One window from the genome of Fulvivirga lutea encodes:
- a CDS encoding pyruvate dehydrogenase complex dihydrolipoamide acetyltransferase — MAEVIRMPKMSDTMEEGVIASWLVKEGDTVKSGDILAEVETDKATMELESYEDGVLLHIGVKEKEAVPVDGVIAIIGEKGEDISGLLEEASNGSSSDEKKEESKTEENEKEEKEETEEVDTSDVNASLITMPKMSDTMEEGTIASWLKKEGDKVSSGDILAEVETDKATMELEAYEDGTLLYIGIKEGESVPVDGVIAIVGEKGADYEKLLKAHKSKSSGKDEKKDEPKKEEKAVTAESKSPSPQADQKKSSESNTSSNGRIKASPLAKKMADELGYDISKIQGSGDNGRIVKRDVEDYEPSAQPAKGGDEQQISIPAVVVEESYEEVNVSQMRKTIAKRLAESKFTAPHFYLTMEINMDKAMEARKGMNDFSPVKISFNDIVIKAVAAALRQHPKINSSWLGDKIRYNKHIHIGVAVAVDEGLLVPVVRFADNKSLSHISTEVKDLATKAQNKQLQPSDWEGNTFTISNLGMFGIEEFTAIVNPPDSCILAVGGIKQTAVVKDGQLVPGNVMKVTLSCDHRVVDGALGAAFLKTLKGLLEDPVRILV, encoded by the coding sequence ATGGCCGAAGTAATAAGAATGCCCAAGATGAGTGATACCATGGAAGAAGGTGTAATAGCCTCATGGTTAGTAAAGGAAGGGGATACGGTAAAGTCTGGAGATATACTTGCAGAAGTAGAAACTGATAAAGCCACAATGGAGCTGGAGTCATATGAAGATGGAGTGCTCCTACATATTGGCGTAAAAGAAAAAGAGGCAGTTCCGGTTGATGGAGTGATTGCTATTATAGGGGAAAAAGGAGAAGATATCTCAGGGTTATTAGAAGAAGCTTCTAATGGCAGTTCTTCCGATGAAAAGAAGGAAGAAAGCAAAACTGAAGAGAATGAGAAAGAGGAAAAGGAAGAAACAGAAGAAGTTGACACATCTGATGTAAATGCTTCTCTCATCACAATGCCCAAGATGAGTGACACCATGGAAGAAGGAACTATTGCTTCATGGTTGAAAAAAGAAGGTGATAAAGTGAGCTCTGGCGATATTCTAGCCGAAGTTGAGACTGATAAGGCAACTATGGAGCTGGAGGCTTATGAAGACGGTACACTGCTTTACATTGGCATCAAAGAGGGCGAGTCAGTGCCTGTTGACGGTGTAATTGCGATTGTTGGAGAAAAAGGGGCGGACTATGAGAAGCTTTTAAAGGCACATAAATCGAAATCATCAGGTAAGGATGAGAAGAAAGATGAGCCTAAGAAAGAAGAAAAAGCAGTAACTGCTGAATCTAAATCACCCTCTCCACAGGCAGATCAGAAAAAATCAAGTGAATCCAATACCAGCTCAAATGGTAGAATTAAGGCTTCGCCATTAGCCAAAAAAATGGCCGATGAGTTGGGTTACGATATTTCAAAAATTCAAGGTTCAGGAGACAACGGCAGAATTGTTAAAAGAGATGTTGAAGATTATGAACCATCTGCACAACCTGCTAAAGGTGGAGATGAACAGCAAATCTCTATACCTGCAGTGGTAGTTGAGGAGTCTTATGAGGAGGTGAACGTTTCTCAAATGAGAAAAACAATTGCCAAGCGATTGGCCGAAAGTAAGTTTACTGCACCTCATTTCTACCTTACTATGGAAATTAACATGGATAAAGCCATGGAAGCCAGAAAAGGGATGAATGATTTTTCTCCTGTTAAGATTAGCTTCAACGACATTGTGATTAAAGCAGTAGCAGCAGCTTTAAGACAACATCCGAAAATCAATTCATCTTGGTTAGGTGATAAGATTAGATATAATAAACACATTCATATTGGTGTAGCAGTGGCTGTAGATGAAGGTTTGCTTGTTCCAGTAGTGCGTTTTGCTGATAACAAGTCATTATCACACATTTCTACAGAGGTAAAAGATTTGGCCACTAAGGCACAGAATAAACAACTTCAACCATCTGACTGGGAAGGCAATACATTTACCATTTCCAACTTAGGGATGTTTGGTATTGAGGAGTTTACAGCTATTGTTAACCCACCTGACTCCTGCATTCTTGCTGTTGGAGGTATTAAGCAAACGGCTGTTGTGAAGGATGGTCAATTAGTTCCAGGTAACGTAATGAAGGTAACGCTTTCATGCGACCATAGAGTGGTAGATGGTGCATTAGGTGCCGCATTCCTTAAAACACTGAAAGGACTACTGGAAGATCCGGTTAGAATATTGGTATAA